In the Cytophagales bacterium genome, ACTTAAAGAGTTTTATATACAAGGATGTTTACACTAAAAAGGAATCTGCCGATCCTGATTCTCCTGCTCGTATAGTATCTATTGAATCTGCAAAAAAAGCCATTGACCTGGACAGTGAAAGAAAATATTCAGACCTTTGCAAAGAATTGATCAAATATCTGGCAAGCTCAATCTTTGATGATGCCTCAAATGCTTTAAATAAGGGGAATTATAAGTTTGCCATTATAAGTTATGAACAGTATTTAGGATATATAAAAATACCGGAGCCTGACAAACAGGATGCCAGCGCTTTATTTTACGTTGGTTATGCCGCCTTGCAAGATAAGCAGGTAGAAAAAGCAAAGGGGTATCTCAAGCAAGCCATTAATTTGAATTATGACAATCCTATTGCTTATTTACACCTTGGAAATATTTACTGGAGTGAAAGAAATATTGAAAAAAGTTTAAATATTCTTGAAAAAGGGCACCAGCGATACCCTGATAATAAGGAAATACTTATCACTCAGGTAAACTACTACGTAGAGCTGAACAGGATAGATTCGTTAGAAGACAAACTTAAAAAAGCCATAGAACTGAATCCAAAAAACATTGAATTATACCTGATGCTTGCCCAGGTATATGAAAGAAAATCGGAAGTTGATGATAACATAGAAAAATATTTGCCAAAAGCTAAAATAATATACAAAAAAGCCATCTTGCTTGAACCGGATAATGTACGAGCAAATTATAACCTGGGTATCTTATATTACAATGAAGCGGTAAATTTGATCAACAAACTGGACTATGATGTTGATTTCGTTGCCATTGGTGAAATACAGGATAGGTGTATAGAATTATTCAAAGAATCTTTACCATATATGCAAAAGGCGTATAAATTAGCCCCGAACAAAAAAAATACGCTCATTGGACTTGAAGGGATCTACTATGGACTTGGTGATAATGAAAAATCTAATGAGATCAGACAAAAGATAGAAACAATAGAAAAGAAAGAATAAAACCCGATTAGCTAATTATCACACCTGTGTGCCCCCGAGTACTCGGGGGTGCGCAGGCACATTTTCAAATTATGAAGTTTAGGTTTACTATAGGGAAAAAAATTGGTACTGGATTTGGTGTGTTAATCTTGTTAACGCTTATCATTTTTTATTTGACGCATGATACAGTAAACGAAATTAAGCAAATAAGTGATAATATTACAAAAGATTATAATCCTTCCATAGATGCTCTGGAAGACTTTAAATCATTAATAGCCAAGTCCAAGTTGTACATTAATAACTGGGTATTCATTTCAAAAAAGGCTGATGACCCGGAGAAAGAAAAATTACGGGATTTGATTGATAAAGATTATAGGAGAGTGAACTTAAGAATTTTAAACGCTAGTACCTATTGGGATGAAAAAGAAAAATTGAGCAGGGATACCATTTTCACAATTGTAGAATCACTATTCGCCAAACACCGCTTTATTATGAGCCAATTAAACTCTTTTTCTGATTATGAAGACGCTGCAATTTTATTTACGATGAGCGAT is a window encoding:
- a CDS encoding tetratricopeptide repeat protein, translating into MLVLANILKSRIKPVMLILSLLIAGFTCSEYSGVKAQPSLRSVAHHYLTNGELDKAKQAIDKVCEHELTINDAETWYLKSFIYKDVYTKKESADPDSPARIVSIESAKKAIDLDSERKYSDLCKELIKYLASSIFDDASNALNKGNYKFAIISYEQYLGYIKIPEPDKQDASALFYVGYAALQDKQVEKAKGYLKQAINLNYDNPIAYLHLGNIYWSERNIEKSLNILEKGHQRYPDNKEILITQVNYYVELNRIDSLEDKLKKAIELNPKNIELYLMLAQVYERKSEVDDNIEKYLPKAKIIYKKAILLEPDNVRANYNLGILYYNEAVNLINKLDYDVDFVAIGEIQDRCIELFKESLPYMQKAYKLAPNKKNTLIGLEGIYYGLGDNEKSNEIRQKIETIEKKE